Proteins from a single region of Oreochromis niloticus isolate F11D_XX linkage group LG7, O_niloticus_UMD_NMBU, whole genome shotgun sequence:
- the wnt2 gene encoding protein Wnt-2 isoform X2, with protein sequence MHLLPSGICFYLSVAICWLTAEIDASWWYMGTLGSQVMCDNIPGLVNKQRQLCRQYPKVMQAIGAGMKDWISECQYQFRNHRWNCNTTARDHNLFGRLLIRSSREVAFVYAISSAGVVYTLAQACSQGELDSCSCDPTKKGSSQDAKGSFNWGGCSDHVEHAIRFSQAFVDAKERKERDARALMNLHNNRAGRKAVKRFMTLECKCHGVSGSCSVRTCWLAMADFRRTGDHLRKRYNGAVQVAVNQYGTGFTAAHTHFKRPSKNDLVYLEDSPDYCIRDHESGSMGTGGRVCNRTSRGVDGCEVMCCGRGYDTSRVSRTTKCECKFQWCCAVHCRDCHQQVDVHTCKGQT encoded by the exons ATGCACTTATTGCCAAGCggaatatgtttttatttatctgtAGCAATCTGCTGGCTCACAGCTGAGATCGATGCGTCCTGGTG GTACATGGGCACCCTGGGCTCCCAGGTGATGTGCGACAACATCCCTGGACTGGTGAATAAGCAGCGTCAGCTGTGCCGCCAGTACCCCAAAGTGATGCAGGCCATCGGGGCCGGGATGAAGGACTGGATCTCAGAGTGCCAGTACCAGTTCCGCAACCACCGCTGGAACTGCAACACCACAGCCAGGGACCACAATCTGTTTGGACGTCTGCTGATACGCA GTAGCCGTGAGGTGGCCTTTGTCTACGCTATCTCCTCAGCTGGAGTGGTTTACACACTGGCTCAAGCCTGCAGCCAAGGCGAGCTGGATTCCTGCTCCTGTGATCCCACCAAGAAGGGCTCATCACAGGATGCCAAGGGCTCCTTCAACTGGGGAGGCTGTAGTGACCATGTGGAGCATGCCATACGCTTCAGCCAAGCCTTCGTGGATGCCAAGGAGAGGAAGGAGAGGGATGCCCGTGCACTCATGAACCTGCACAACAACAGAGCTGGCAGGAAG GCTGTGAAGCGCTTCATGACACTGGAGTGTAAATGTCATGGTGTCAGTGGGTCATGCAGCGTCAGGACCTGCTGGTTGGCCATGGCTGACTTCCGCCGCACAGGTGACCATCTACGGAAAAGGTACAACGGTGCTGTGCAGGTTGCAGTGAATCAGTACGGCACTGGCTTTACGGCCGCTCACACACACTTCAAACGTCCCAGCAAGAATGACCTTGTCTACTTGGAGGACTCACCAGACTACTGCATACGGGACCACGAGTCAG GGTCGATGGGGACAGGAGGGCGGGTCTGCAACCGGACATCCCGAGGTGTAGATGGCTGTGAAGTGATGTGCTGTGGCCGTGGCTATGACACGTCACGCGTCAGCCGCACAACCAAGTGTGAGTGCAAGTTCCAGTGGTGCTGTGCAGTCCACTGCCGTGACTGCCACCAGCAGGTCGACGTGCACACCTGTAAGGGCCAGACGTGA
- the wnt2 gene encoding protein Wnt-2 isoform X1, which translates to MLGYIQNYSILSFTKLIQKHSCKCSPVLTFTLPLYRYMGTLGSQVMCDNIPGLVNKQRQLCRQYPKVMQAIGAGMKDWISECQYQFRNHRWNCNTTARDHNLFGRLLIRSSREVAFVYAISSAGVVYTLAQACSQGELDSCSCDPTKKGSSQDAKGSFNWGGCSDHVEHAIRFSQAFVDAKERKERDARALMNLHNNRAGRKAVKRFMTLECKCHGVSGSCSVRTCWLAMADFRRTGDHLRKRYNGAVQVAVNQYGTGFTAAHTHFKRPSKNDLVYLEDSPDYCIRDHESGSMGTGGRVCNRTSRGVDGCEVMCCGRGYDTSRVSRTTKCECKFQWCCAVHCRDCHQQVDVHTCKGQT; encoded by the exons ATGTTGGGTTACATACAAAATTATTCGATTTTATCCTTTACTAAATTGATCCAGAAACATTCCTGCAAGTGCTCACCTGTCTTGACATTTACCCTCCCACTCTACAGGTACATGGGCACCCTGGGCTCCCAGGTGATGTGCGACAACATCCCTGGACTGGTGAATAAGCAGCGTCAGCTGTGCCGCCAGTACCCCAAAGTGATGCAGGCCATCGGGGCCGGGATGAAGGACTGGATCTCAGAGTGCCAGTACCAGTTCCGCAACCACCGCTGGAACTGCAACACCACAGCCAGGGACCACAATCTGTTTGGACGTCTGCTGATACGCA GTAGCCGTGAGGTGGCCTTTGTCTACGCTATCTCCTCAGCTGGAGTGGTTTACACACTGGCTCAAGCCTGCAGCCAAGGCGAGCTGGATTCCTGCTCCTGTGATCCCACCAAGAAGGGCTCATCACAGGATGCCAAGGGCTCCTTCAACTGGGGAGGCTGTAGTGACCATGTGGAGCATGCCATACGCTTCAGCCAAGCCTTCGTGGATGCCAAGGAGAGGAAGGAGAGGGATGCCCGTGCACTCATGAACCTGCACAACAACAGAGCTGGCAGGAAG GCTGTGAAGCGCTTCATGACACTGGAGTGTAAATGTCATGGTGTCAGTGGGTCATGCAGCGTCAGGACCTGCTGGTTGGCCATGGCTGACTTCCGCCGCACAGGTGACCATCTACGGAAAAGGTACAACGGTGCTGTGCAGGTTGCAGTGAATCAGTACGGCACTGGCTTTACGGCCGCTCACACACACTTCAAACGTCCCAGCAAGAATGACCTTGTCTACTTGGAGGACTCACCAGACTACTGCATACGGGACCACGAGTCAG GGTCGATGGGGACAGGAGGGCGGGTCTGCAACCGGACATCCCGAGGTGTAGATGGCTGTGAAGTGATGTGCTGTGGCCGTGGCTATGACACGTCACGCGTCAGCCGCACAACCAAGTGTGAGTGCAAGTTCCAGTGGTGCTGTGCAGTCCACTGCCGTGACTGCCACCAGCAGGTCGACGTGCACACCTGTAAGGGCCAGACGTGA